The following proteins come from a genomic window of Triticum aestivum cultivar Chinese Spring chromosome 6A, IWGSC CS RefSeq v2.1, whole genome shotgun sequence:
- the LOC123130996 gene encoding factor of DNA methylation 1, translating to MHPPPSYSQSLPVAESGSKNPKPRATADEDDPDLPPREAPPGISGLLHEWNRAGAAERLPEIRANLLLLPPPAAPSRPRPPRVSAHSASSASSTSTSPRPLPPAPRAATSSPRSSPIITFADALALPAPRSTAPVDRDPPAGVDPAAVASAATEFMKAYILTPLAATNGGKLPIYVESAAQRVKDGMAHTVDWTFLLWRLVVEEMFELRKGMRSDWACYYGAYLQRLIWVKRPDLFLPPPVAPPEQAALAAGNNHRPKADDNQKLCSELESKMQECEAKSQRFEAEVEAKSRQLDALAAQYHHEMRNLEQDKKRQLDALAARHHYDMRNLEQDKKMLQDEVHTVKLLNQALVCKETESRDEVQRVLKELTHVSKQLAELKDEMHTVESLNQALVNKEAKSDDELRRGQEEMTDVRKQLAHLQEEMRAIDLLNQALASAKEAKDDELERVRNELVHVRKQAGHLEEEMNILDSINKALVAKERENSAELQDIRKKMKDLNDEREGLESDNKVLTTMEIRSNNELQVVRKTLIDGLQNFTNGHAHIGVKRMGDLDLKEFAKACKQDLLQEDARVDSSVLCSKWEARIADPNWHPFEVRMNDDGKEKEILLKDNANLQELEEHGEEIYTLVTKALFEINEYNPSGRYPVPELWNYKDGRKATPEEAIKYILKSRKRRR from the exons ATGCATCCTCCACCTTCTTACTCGCAATCTCTTCCCGTGGCCGAGTCCGGGAGCAAGAACCCCAAACCCCGCGCGACCGCCGACGAGGATGACCCGGACCTGCCCCCACGGGAGGCGCCCCCCGGGATATCTGGATTGCTGCACGAATGGAATCGCGCGGGGGCGGCGGAGCGCCTCCCTGAAATCCGCGCCAACCTTCTCCTCCTGCCCCCGCCCGCGGCCCCGTCCCGGCCCCGTCCGCCGCGGGTCTCCGCGCACTCGGCCTCCTCAGCTTCGTCCACCTCGACCTCTCCTCGCCCCCTTCCCCCGGCGCCCCGCGCCGCGACCTCGTCGCCGCGCTCATCGCCAATTATCACCTTCGCCGACGCGCTCGCCCTCCCGGCCCCGCGAAGTACCGCGCCGGTCGATCGGGACCCCCCGGCCGGCGTCGACCCCGCTGCCGTGGCCTCCGCCGCGACGGAGTTCATGAAAGCGTACATCTTGACGCCGTTAGCGGCCACCAACGGCGGGAAGCTGCCCATCTATGTCGAGTCGGCGGCGCAGAGGGTGAAGGATGGGATGGCGCATACTGTCGACTGGACATTTTTACTCTGGCGCCTTGTAGTGGAGGAGATGTTCGAGCTGAGGAAGGGGATGAGAAGCGATTGGGCGTGTTACTACGGCGCATACCTGCAGAGGCTCATCTGGGTGAAGAGGCCGGACCTGTTCTTGCCACCACCGGTGGCGCCACCGGAGCAAGCTGCATTGGCGGCAGGAAACAACCACCGGCCAAAAGCCGACGACAATCAGAAGCTCTGTTCAGAGCTGGAGTCCAAGATGCAGGAGTGTGAAGCGAAATCACAGCGGTTTGAAGCGGAGGTTGAGGCGAAATCAAGGCAACTTGATGCTCTAGCTGCGCAGTATCACCACGAAATGAGGAACCTCGAGCAAGATAAGAAAAGGCAACTTGACGCTCTAGCTGCACGGCATCACTACGACATGAGGAACCTCGAGCAAGATAAGAAAATGTTGCAGGATGAGGTACACACTGTCAAGCTGCTGAATCAGGCTCTGGTTTGCAAGGAAACAGAGAGCAGGGATGAAGTGCAGCGGGTTCTGAAAGAGCTGACTCATGTGAGCAAGCAGCTAGCAGAGCTGAAGGATGAGATGCACACGGTGGAGTCACTTAACCAGGCTCTGGTTAACAAGGAAGCGAAAAGCGACGATGAACTTCGACGAGGACAGGAGGAGATGACAGATGTGAGAAAGCAACTAGCACATTTACAGGAGGAGATGCGCGCCATTGACTTGCTCAACCAGGCCCTGGCTAGTGCCAAGGAAGCGAAAGACGATGAATTGGAGAGGGTTCGGAACGAGCTAGTCCATGTAAGGAAGCAAGCAGGGCATTTGGAAGAGGAGATGAACATACTGGATTCAATCAACAAGGCTCTAGTTGCCAAGGAAAGGGAAAACAGTGCCGAGTTGCAAGACATCCGGAAAAAGATGAAAGATCTAAATGATGAGCGTGAAGGGCTAGAGTCAGACAACAAAGTCCTGACAACCATGGAAATAAGAAGCAACAACGAGTTGCAAGTCGTCCGGAAAACACTGATAGAT GGCTTGCAGAATTTTACGAATGGACATGCACACATAGGTGTCAAAAGGATGGGCGATCTTGACCTCAAAGAATTTGCAAAAGCTTGCAAGCAGGATTTATTACAAGAGGATGCACGAGTTGATTCCTCTGTTCTTTGTTCGAAATGGGAAGCTCGAATTGCAGATCCAAACTGGCACCCTTTTGAGGTCCGCATGAATGATGATGGTAAAGAGAAG GAAATTCTGCTAAAGGATAATGCTAATCTTCAGGAGTTAGAAGAGCACGGTGAAGAAATATACACTTTGGTGACAAAGGCGCTGTTTGAAATCAACGAGTACAACCCCAGTGGCCGCTATCCTGTACCAGAGCTATGGAACTACAAGGATGGCCGGAAAGCAACACCGGAAGAGGCCATCAAGTATATCCTGAAATCACGCAAGAGGAGGCGGTGA